One Candidatus Acididesulfobacter guangdongensis genomic window carries:
- a CDS encoding pyruvate, phosphate dikinase translates to MAQYVYFFGNKYADGDGSMKNLLGGKGAGLAEMTKLGIRVPAGFTITTEVCTYFYEHGRKYPEDLENKLQVNLETVEKTMGTKFGDAENPLLVSVRSGARISMPGMMDTVLNLGLNDETIKGLIKKSGNERFAYDTYRRFIQMFSNVVLGLDSKIMESILEKKKKEKNVHNDNELSAPDLKELVYKFKDVVKEQKGIDFPDDPYKQLWMGISAVFESWNVPRAITYRKLNHIPEDWGTAVNVVSMVYGNMGNNSGTGVAFTRNPSTGENGFYGEYLINAQGEDVVAGIRTPQPINNMSKKNKNDVSLEEALPSVYKELIEYAKILENHYKDMLDLEFTIQEGILYMLQVRSGKRTAKASVRIALDMYNEGLIDKKTAVLRVDPNSIVQLLYPSVDPKSKKDVIAKGLPASPGAASGEVVFSAEEAEAESKKGKKVILVRMETSPEDIHGMSVSEGILTARGGMTSHAAVVARGMGKCAITGCSALEINEKKGEIIIGERVVKKGDTITLNGSTGEVYYGNVDMIRSELNDDFLTIMGFANGLKKLKIRANADTPEDAKVARNYSAEGIGLCRTEHMFFKGDRIKAVREMILADSKEEREKALRKLLPMQKGDFLDIYNEMKGYSVTIRLLDPPLHEFLPKTEEEIKELAGIMNVSFDKLNTKANSLHEINPMLGHRGCRLGISYPEIYEMQVEAIMEAACDFYSQGNEIIPEIMIPVVGIYEEIRILKAMVDKKANEVMASRGVKLNYLVGTMIELPRACVIAGDIAKEAEFFSFGTNDLTQTTFGFSRDDIGSFLPDYLERNVLKTDPFIELDREGVGSLMKIAVEGGKKTRKDIKLGICGEHGGDPSSIEFCHILGLNYASCSPFRVPVAIIAAAHAAIKNDK, encoded by the coding sequence ATGGCGCAATATGTATATTTCTTCGGCAATAAATATGCTGATGGCGATGGTTCTATGAAAAATTTATTGGGAGGTAAAGGCGCTGGATTAGCTGAAATGACAAAACTTGGCATAAGAGTTCCAGCCGGTTTTACCATTACTACGGAGGTATGTACTTATTTTTATGAACACGGCAGAAAATACCCTGAAGACCTAGAGAATAAATTGCAGGTCAATTTAGAGACTGTTGAAAAGACTATGGGGACAAAATTCGGCGACGCTGAGAACCCTTTGCTGGTATCCGTTAGAAGCGGAGCCAGAATTTCTATGCCCGGAATGATGGATACCGTCCTTAATCTTGGTTTAAACGATGAAACAATAAAAGGCTTAATTAAAAAATCAGGCAATGAAAGATTTGCCTACGATACATACAGAAGATTTATTCAGATGTTTTCAAACGTTGTTCTCGGTTTAGATTCTAAAATTATGGAATCAATATTAGAGAAGAAAAAGAAAGAAAAAAATGTTCACAACGATAACGAACTTAGTGCACCGGATTTAAAAGAGCTTGTATATAAATTTAAAGATGTCGTAAAAGAACAGAAGGGGATAGACTTTCCGGATGACCCGTACAAACAACTATGGATGGGCATCTCTGCGGTATTTGAATCATGGAATGTTCCAAGAGCTATTACATATAGAAAATTAAATCATATACCGGAAGATTGGGGAACTGCCGTAAATGTTGTTTCTATGGTGTACGGAAATATGGGTAATAATTCAGGCACAGGCGTCGCTTTTACGAGAAACCCTTCAACAGGCGAAAACGGGTTTTACGGCGAGTATCTAATTAACGCGCAAGGTGAAGATGTTGTAGCAGGCATAAGAACGCCGCAGCCTATAAATAATATGTCAAAGAAGAATAAAAACGACGTATCATTGGAAGAGGCATTGCCTTCGGTATACAAAGAGCTTATAGAGTACGCAAAAATTCTTGAAAATCATTATAAAGATATGCTTGATCTGGAGTTTACTATTCAGGAAGGAATTCTGTATATGCTTCAGGTGCGTTCAGGTAAAAGAACCGCAAAAGCATCGGTGAGAATCGCTCTTGATATGTATAACGAAGGTTTAATCGATAAAAAAACGGCTGTTTTAAGAGTAGACCCTAATTCAATTGTTCAGCTGCTCTATCCTTCAGTAGATCCAAAATCAAAAAAAGATGTTATCGCAAAAGGTTTGCCCGCTTCTCCGGGAGCTGCAAGCGGAGAAGTTGTATTTTCTGCAGAAGAAGCGGAGGCAGAATCAAAAAAAGGTAAAAAAGTTATTCTTGTAAGAATGGAAACATCACCTGAAGATATACACGGAATGAGCGTTTCAGAAGGAATACTAACCGCAAGGGGCGGTATGACTTCACACGCTGCCGTTGTTGCAAGAGGCATGGGTAAATGCGCCATAACCGGGTGTTCCGCTCTTGAAATTAATGAAAAGAAAGGCGAAATAATTATAGGCGAAAGAGTTGTAAAAAAAGGAGATACTATCACGTTAAACGGTTCTACCGGAGAAGTTTATTACGGAAACGTAGATATGATAAGAAGCGAATTAAATGACGATTTTCTTACGATAATGGGTTTTGCGAACGGGCTTAAAAAATTAAAAATACGGGCTAACGCCGATACTCCAGAAGATGCGAAAGTTGCCAGAAATTACAGTGCCGAAGGCATAGGGCTCTGCAGAACAGAGCATATGTTTTTTAAAGGCGATAGAATTAAAGCAGTCAGAGAAATGATTTTAGCCGATTCAAAAGAAGAAAGAGAAAAAGCCCTTAGAAAACTGCTGCCTATGCAAAAAGGCGATTTTTTAGATATATACAACGAAATGAAAGGATATTCCGTTACAATAAGACTTTTAGATCCTCCTCTGCATGAGTTTCTGCCTAAAACAGAAGAAGAAATAAAAGAACTTGCCGGAATAATGAATGTTTCATTTGATAAATTAAATACAAAAGCAAATTCTCTGCATGAAATCAATCCTATGTTGGGACACAGGGGATGCAGGCTCGGAATAAGCTATCCGGAAATATATGAAATGCAGGTAGAAGCAATTATGGAGGCTGCATGCGATTTTTATTCGCAGGGTAATGAAATAATTCCTGAAATTATGATACCTGTTGTAGGTATTTATGAAGAAATAAGAATATTGAAAGCTATGGTGGATAAAAAAGCAAATGAGGTTATGGCATCCAGAGGGGTTAAACTGAATTATCTTGTAGGTACAATGATAGAACTTCCAAGGGCATGCGTTATAGCCGGCGATATTGCCAAAGAAGCTGAATTCTTTTCATTTGGAACAAACGACCTTACACAGACTACATTTGGTTTTTCCAGGGATGACATAGGTTCTTTTTTGCCTGATTATTTAGAAAGAAATGTTTTAAAAACAGACCCGTTTATCGAACTTGACAGGGAAGGGGTAGGCAGTTTAATGAAAATTGCGGTTGAAGGCGGAAAAAAGACAAGGAAAGACATTAAACTCGGAATATGCGGCGAACATGGCGGAGATCCAAGTTCTATTGAGTTTTGTCATATTTTAGGTTTAAATTACGCAAGCTGTTCTCCGTTTAGAGTGCCGGTTGCAATAATTGCCGCTGCCCATGCTGCAATAAAAAATGATAAATAA
- a CDS encoding glycine--tRNA ligase subunit beta: protein MSEFLLEIGSGELPYQEVSAFPPRLSESFKTFFAKELDFKDDENKNVECYSTSRRVALLIKNIPLKTEDKEAEIIGPPLKVCYMPDGSPAAPLMQFIKKNNIKNDKKIYAVSQKKGEYAAYKTIIKGRNTEKILSDNIPSIINKLPFKKSMRWSNADVRYPRPILWILALFDGKVVRFNYGDCKAGNYSYISRKDSFLKSFVKIENINDYIEKLKKAGIILNNLERKNFIEKELIDNAKKIECVFEDDSNLIDEITGITENPHAVRGQFDKKFLHIPHELLSLAMKKHQRFFPLFAKENSKLMPYFIGVANITSNLQHDEPRDNNISRGYSRVLAARLNDADFFYKEDVKKNIEYFIDKTKDVVFYKGLGTYYEKTERLKQLAPYIFENIFGNKKAVSSAVSSIDTTETLTANIKNKKIIERCASLLKFDLTTHVVYEFPELQGVIGRIYANKFGESEIVARAIEEHYYPTMKHGKKLMPADKFGDISAISDKFDTVLSFAMLNKLPTGESDPFAIRRAMIGMIEILLEKQYSISLNKIFDFYFNNFYKGKSLDLINLKDIFILFAKTRFKNIMLSLNYNFDEISSVADDIFFDDIYTSYLKIDFVSKNKLHEYMYDLTFVFKRLNNITFNSGSTVFFDSEKLILKEEVSLIKSYEFIKNESHRYIKLNNYYKLMNLYHEIVRPVNKFFDNVMVNVDELDLRNSRIGLLNSILLELKNLCDFSKLSY, encoded by the coding sequence ATGAGCGAATTTTTATTAGAAATAGGTTCAGGCGAGCTTCCATATCAGGAGGTTTCAGCATTTCCTCCCAGACTTTCAGAGTCGTTTAAAACTTTTTTTGCAAAGGAATTAGATTTTAAAGATGATGAAAATAAAAATGTTGAATGTTATTCAACATCCAGAAGGGTAGCCCTGTTAATTAAAAATATACCTTTGAAAACGGAAGATAAAGAAGCAGAAATAATCGGACCTCCTCTAAAAGTCTGTTATATGCCGGATGGCAGTCCGGCAGCCCCGCTGATGCAATTTATAAAAAAAAATAATATAAAAAATGATAAAAAAATTTATGCCGTGAGCCAGAAAAAAGGTGAATATGCAGCTTATAAAACAATTATTAAAGGAAGAAATACAGAGAAAATATTATCGGACAATATCCCTTCTATTATTAATAAGTTACCGTTCAAAAAATCTATGCGCTGGTCGAATGCCGACGTAAGATATCCGAGACCGATTTTATGGATTCTCGCTTTATTTGACGGCAAAGTTGTACGATTTAATTATGGAGACTGCAAAGCAGGCAATTATTCATATATTTCAAGAAAAGATTCGTTTTTAAAATCATTTGTAAAAATTGAAAATATAAACGATTATATTGAGAAACTTAAAAAAGCAGGCATAATACTAAATAATCTCGAAAGAAAAAATTTTATAGAAAAAGAGTTAATAGATAATGCAAAAAAAATTGAATGCGTATTTGAAGACGACAGCAATCTTATTGATGAGATTACCGGAATTACTGAAAATCCGCATGCAGTGCGGGGGCAATTCGACAAAAAATTTTTACATATACCTCATGAGCTTTTATCTTTGGCTATGAAAAAACATCAAAGATTTTTTCCGTTATTTGCAAAAGAAAATTCTAAACTTATGCCTTATTTTATAGGCGTTGCAAATATAACTTCAAATTTGCAGCATGACGAGCCGAGGGATAATAACATCTCGCGGGGTTATTCAAGAGTTTTGGCGGCAAGATTAAACGATGCGGATTTTTTTTATAAAGAAGACGTAAAAAAAAATATAGAGTATTTTATAGATAAAACAAAGGATGTTGTTTTCTATAAAGGTCTCGGCACATACTATGAAAAAACGGAAAGACTGAAACAACTTGCTCCGTACATTTTTGAGAATATATTCGGAAACAAGAAGGCAGTTTCTTCGGCAGTTTCTTCAATAGACACGACAGAAACATTAACCGCAAATATTAAAAATAAAAAAATAATTGAAAGATGCGCATCTTTATTAAAATTTGATTTGACTACGCATGTTGTATATGAATTTCCGGAACTGCAGGGGGTTATAGGCAGAATTTATGCAAATAAATTTGGAGAAAGCGAAATTGTCGCAAGAGCCATAGAAGAACATTATTATCCAACGATGAAACATGGGAAAAAATTAATGCCGGCAGATAAATTCGGTGATATTTCGGCAATTTCCGACAAATTTGACACCGTTTTGTCATTTGCAATGCTTAATAAACTTCCTACCGGCGAATCTGACCCTTTTGCTATAAGAAGAGCAATGATAGGCATGATTGAAATTTTGCTTGAAAAGCAATATAGCATATCATTAAATAAAATATTTGATTTTTATTTTAATAATTTTTATAAAGGTAAAAGTTTAGATTTAATAAATTTAAAAGATATTTTTATTTTATTTGCCAAAACAAGATTTAAAAATATAATGCTATCTTTAAATTATAATTTTGATGAAATATCGTCTGTAGCAGACGATATTTTTTTTGATGATATTTACACATCTTATTTAAAAATAGATTTTGTGTCTAAAAATAAATTACATGAATATATGTATGATTTAACATTTGTTTTCAAGAGATTGAATAATATTACTTTTAATTCAGGCAGCACAGTTTTTTTTGATAGCGAAAAATTAATTTTAAAAGAGGAAGTATCTCTTATTAAATCATATGAATTTATTAAAAATGAATCTCATAGATATATTAAATTAAATAATTATTATAAATTAATGAATTTATATCATGAAATAGTACGTCCTGTTAATAAATTTTTTGATAATGTGATGGTTAATGTTGATGAGTTAGATTTAAGAAATTCAAGAATAGGTCTTTTGAATAGCATACTGCTCGAATTAAAAAATTTATGCGATTTTTCTAAATTGTCATATTAG
- a CDS encoding glycine--tRNA ligase subunit alpha, giving the protein MNFQDLIFKLQRYWSDFGCVIMQPYDMEVGAGTFSPYTFLKCLEEKRWKAAYVQPSRRPTDGRYGENPNRLARYYQFQVILQPYIKDIQEIYLKSLKTLNINSNEHDIRFIEDDWESPTLGAWGLGWEVWIDGMEISQFTFFQQIGGIELENIAIEITYGLERIAMYLQEKESVFDLSWNDYLTYGDIHKDDEYETSKYNFELASADALFALFNIYENEAKVILFDKKLVKPAYEYCLKCSHVFNLLDARGFISVSERMNYILKVRTLAEQCALKYKNQLSHNI; this is encoded by the coding sequence ATAAATTTCCAAGATTTAATTTTTAAACTCCAAAGATACTGGTCTGATTTTGGCTGCGTTATTATGCAGCCGTATGATATGGAAGTCGGAGCGGGCACATTTTCTCCCTATACATTTCTGAAATGTCTAGAAGAAAAACGTTGGAAGGCGGCTTACGTTCAGCCTTCAAGGAGACCCACGGACGGCAGATACGGAGAAAATCCTAACAGATTGGCAAGGTATTATCAATTTCAGGTTATTTTGCAGCCGTATATTAAAGACATTCAGGAAATATATTTAAAAAGTCTTAAAACATTAAATATCAACTCTAACGAGCACGATATAAGATTCATAGAGGACGATTGGGAATCACCTACGCTTGGCGCATGGGGACTGGGTTGGGAAGTCTGGATTGACGGCATGGAAATATCTCAATTTACCTTTTTCCAGCAAATCGGCGGCATAGAACTTGAAAATATAGCTATTGAAATTACGTACGGATTAGAAAGGATAGCAATGTATCTGCAGGAAAAAGAAAGCGTATTCGATTTATCATGGAATGATTATTTAACATATGGAGATATTCATAAAGACGATGAATATGAAACATCAAAATATAATTTTGAATTAGCGTCCGCCGATGCATTATTTGCACTTTTTAATATTTACGAAAATGAAGCAAAAGTAATTTTATTCGATAAAAAATTGGTTAAACCGGCGTATGAATATTGTCTCAAATGTTCGCATGTTTTTAATCTGCTTGACGCAAGAGGGTTTATTAGCGTTTCAGAAAGAATGAATTATATATTAAAAGTAAGGACGCTTGCAGAGCAATGTGCCTTAAAATATAAAAATCAGCTATCGCATAATATATAA